One stretch of Rhodopirellula halodulae DNA includes these proteins:
- the ilvB gene encoding biosynthetic-type acetolactate synthase large subunit produces MSTASSSSNANAAKGDQQPMNGADVLVKSLVDHDVEVLFAYPGGCSMPMHQALTRYGDSIRTILPRHEQGGAFAAQGYARSTGKIGVVMATSGPGATNLVTAIADAKLDSIPMLCITGQVPTGAIGTDAFQETPMVEICRGITKHHYLVTDLADLPRVMKEAFHVATSGRPGPVLVDMPKDVQLGNFPVDMDPEMDLPGYNPAPPVVATETIKQMAAAIKLARRPVIYAGGGIISGEASEELRELIQKTGIPTVTTIMGLGAVSPDDPRSLDWLGMHGAAYANYAVRDCDLLIALGVRFDDRVTGKVEAFAKDAKIIHVDIDSSELNKNKQAHIPVRGDVKQVLQALNPIVEAPQIESWQKTCTDLKAKYPLKYDNSFDGILQQHAIATLSKLTEDRETYVSVGVGQHQMWAAQFFKFRQPRTWMSSSGLGTMGFGLPAAMGVQAAHPGALVIDIDGDGSFQMNIQELATCFCEELPVKVLLLNNQHLGMVVQWEDRFMDRNRAHTYLGPIHHDEAKGKSTADRFEYASDRYPNFVQIAKGYGCGAATVKKKADLEGALQEMIDYNGPFLLDVEVPYQEHVLPMIPGGLTVDDMLLD; encoded by the coding sequence ATGAGTACCGCTTCGAGCTCTTCCAACGCCAACGCCGCGAAAGGCGACCAGCAACCGATGAACGGAGCCGATGTCCTCGTCAAATCGTTGGTCGATCACGACGTGGAAGTGCTGTTTGCCTACCCCGGTGGCTGCAGCATGCCGATGCACCAAGCCCTAACCCGATACGGCGATTCGATCCGCACCATCCTGCCTCGCCACGAGCAGGGCGGTGCCTTTGCCGCGCAAGGTTACGCTCGCAGCACGGGTAAAATTGGCGTCGTGATGGCCACCAGCGGCCCCGGTGCGACCAACTTGGTGACCGCCATCGCGGACGCGAAACTCGACAGCATTCCAATGCTGTGCATCACCGGCCAAGTCCCCACGGGTGCGATCGGAACCGACGCGTTCCAAGAAACCCCGATGGTGGAAATCTGCCGCGGAATCACCAAACACCACTACCTCGTGACCGACTTGGCGGACCTGCCTCGCGTCATGAAGGAAGCCTTCCACGTGGCCACCAGCGGTCGCCCCGGACCGGTTTTGGTGGACATGCCCAAAGACGTTCAATTGGGCAACTTCCCCGTGGACATGGATCCTGAGATGGATCTGCCCGGCTACAACCCGGCTCCTCCCGTGGTCGCCACGGAAACCATCAAACAGATGGCCGCCGCGATCAAACTGGCTCGTCGTCCCGTGATCTACGCCGGTGGCGGGATCATCTCGGGCGAAGCCAGCGAAGAGCTTCGCGAATTGATCCAAAAGACCGGCATCCCAACCGTGACCACCATCATGGGTCTGGGTGCTGTGTCACCGGATGATCCTCGTTCGCTGGATTGGCTGGGTATGCACGGTGCCGCCTACGCCAACTACGCCGTTCGAGATTGCGATTTGCTGATCGCATTGGGCGTGCGTTTCGATGACCGAGTGACTGGCAAAGTGGAAGCTTTCGCGAAAGACGCGAAGATCATCCACGTTGACATCGATTCGTCCGAGCTGAACAAGAACAAACAAGCCCACATTCCCGTTCGCGGCGACGTGAAGCAGGTCTTGCAAGCTCTCAACCCAATCGTGGAAGCCCCGCAAATCGAGTCTTGGCAGAAAACCTGCACGGATCTAAAAGCCAAGTACCCGCTGAAGTACGACAACTCGTTCGATGGGATCTTGCAACAACACGCCATCGCAACGCTCAGCAAGCTGACCGAGGATCGCGAAACCTACGTCAGCGTCGGCGTGGGCCAACACCAAATGTGGGCCGCCCAATTCTTCAAGTTCCGTCAACCACGGACTTGGATGAGCAGCTCCGGACTCGGCACGATGGGCTTCGGTTTGCCAGCCGCCATGGGCGTGCAAGCGGCTCACCCGGGTGCGTTGGTCATCGACATCGATGGCGACGGCAGCTTCCAGATGAACATCCAAGAACTCGCCACGTGCTTCTGCGAAGAACTGCCCGTGAAAGTTCTGTTGCTGAACAACCAGCACTTGGGCATGGTGGTCCAGTGGGAAGACCGGTTCATGGATCGCAACCGCGCTCACACGTACTTGGGTCCCATCCACCACGACGAAGCCAAGGGCAAAAGCACCGCGGACCGCTTCGAGTACGCGAGTGACCGTTACCCGAACTTCGTGCAGATCGCCAAAGGCTACGGTTGCGGTGCCGCCACGGTTAAAAAGAAAGCCGACCTGGAAGGTGCCCTGCAAGAAATGATTGACTACAACGGTCCGTTCTTGCTGGACGTCGAAGTGCCTTACCAAGAACACGTGTTGCCGATGATCCCCGGTGGTTTGACCGTGGACGACATGCTCCTGGACTGA
- a CDS encoding fluoride efflux transporter FluC, whose amino-acid sequence MTHVSDLLAIALGGSIGAVIRYLITLAVVSAPLSGWLTLHGSVGTTLANLLGCFALGGIYQFTEIWLQSESLAGTDWFASSWGVFWTHPRTLMAIRIGALGSLTTFSTLIGETAIFASQGRMLASSVLLGTNVVVGWCLFWAAAAVVRNLSS is encoded by the coding sequence ATGACCCACGTTTCAGACCTGCTTGCGATTGCCCTGGGAGGCTCCATTGGGGCGGTGATTCGCTACCTGATCACGTTGGCGGTGGTTTCTGCCCCGCTAAGCGGATGGCTGACACTGCACGGATCAGTCGGAACGACGCTGGCGAACCTGCTGGGGTGTTTCGCGTTGGGCGGAATTTACCAGTTCACGGAAATCTGGCTGCAATCCGAGAGTCTCGCGGGGACAGATTGGTTCGCATCCTCTTGGGGCGTTTTCTGGACCCATCCGCGAACGCTGATGGCGATTCGGATCGGTGCCCTGGGGAGTTTGACCACGTTCAGCACCCTGATCGGCGAAACCGCGATTTTCGCTTCGCAGGGGCGGATGCTGGCCAGTTCGGTGCTGCTCGGGACCAATGTGGTGGTCGGATGGTGTCTTTTTTGGGCCGCCGCGGCGGTCGTTCGGAATCTCAGCTCATGA
- a CDS encoding serine/threonine protein kinase codes for MGLLDSIKGAFSKGGGGGSLKRIDVEKRFERSRTAATGTMSNFFVAYDLERKENVGVKILDPEKYELFENRFKGLNKPSEGEIAMQMQHPLIVKTYEHGITAKNQRILVMEYIAGAGIQDVIVRKKRDVIDGKEMLLMREMAESLAYVHEQGFIHRDVCPRNFICTPPVEGETTASGVRLIDFGLTVPATPPFMAPGNRTGTPLYMSPEIVRRRATDKRVDVFSLGVTFYCLLTFQHPWQGEIVSGRAALQHDTQEATPILERRDDIHPKVARVITRMIEPNVDNRLPSIKEFLTQMRGIDSAYVS; via the coding sequence ATGGGTCTGCTCGATTCCATCAAGGGAGCGTTCTCCAAAGGCGGTGGCGGCGGTTCGCTGAAACGGATCGACGTCGAAAAACGTTTTGAACGTTCTCGTACCGCGGCAACCGGGACGATGAGCAACTTCTTCGTTGCTTATGACTTGGAACGCAAAGAGAACGTCGGGGTCAAAATCCTCGACCCCGAGAAGTACGAGCTGTTTGAAAATCGCTTCAAAGGTCTGAACAAACCATCCGAAGGCGAGATCGCGATGCAGATGCAGCATCCGCTGATCGTGAAGACCTACGAACACGGCATCACGGCCAAGAACCAACGCATCCTGGTGATGGAATACATCGCCGGTGCGGGTATCCAAGACGTGATTGTTCGCAAGAAACGTGACGTCATCGACGGCAAAGAAATGCTGCTGATGCGCGAGATGGCCGAGTCGCTGGCCTACGTCCACGAACAAGGATTCATCCACCGCGACGTCTGCCCTCGCAACTTCATTTGCACACCGCCGGTGGAAGGTGAAACAACCGCGTCCGGTGTTCGCCTGATCGACTTTGGGCTGACGGTTCCCGCGACGCCACCGTTCATGGCTCCAGGTAACCGAACCGGCACACCGCTTTACATGAGTCCCGAGATTGTCCGCCGTCGTGCGACGGACAAACGAGTCGACGTGTTTTCGTTGGGGGTCACGTTCTACTGTTTGCTGACCTTCCAGCACCCTTGGCAGGGTGAGATCGTCAGCGGACGTGCGGCGCTTCAACACGACACGCAAGAAGCCACACCGATCCTGGAACGTCGCGACGACATCCATCCCAAAGTCGCTCGCGTGATCACACGTATGATCGAACCCAACGTCGACAATCGACTGCCATCGATCAAAGAGTTCCTCACTCAAATGCGCGGCATCGACTCCGCCTACGTCTCGTAG
- the accD gene encoding acetyl-CoA carboxylase, carboxyltransferase subunit beta has protein sequence MEMEPALENPAVEKNGQSSPTPSSAAAESQATATATPNRPAPNTAGNRKKGVPEGVWRKCDSCGASLFYKEVQQRLNVCPQCDHHFYVSAWERVAHVLDDGTFEPMNEQLRPLDPLEFRDRRAYAERLVGEQKRTGLTDAVLTGTGMIRARRVAFAVTDSAFIMGSMGSVVGERLTRLVERATKQNLPLIIISASGGGARMHEGILSLMQMAKVSAALSRYHSAGGLFISVLTNPTMGGVAASFASLGDLVFAEPKALIGFAGPRTIKATIGIELPEGFQTSEFLLEHGYIDRIVHRKSLKTEIATAIDYCGK, from the coding sequence GTGGAAATGGAACCCGCATTGGAAAACCCCGCCGTGGAAAAGAACGGGCAATCGTCCCCCACTCCGTCATCGGCCGCCGCCGAATCGCAAGCCACCGCCACTGCCACCCCCAACCGTCCCGCTCCCAACACAGCGGGCAATCGGAAAAAGGGTGTGCCCGAAGGCGTGTGGCGCAAATGTGATTCCTGCGGGGCGTCGCTGTTCTACAAAGAGGTTCAGCAACGCCTGAACGTCTGCCCCCAGTGCGATCACCATTTCTACGTCAGCGCTTGGGAACGTGTCGCACATGTGCTGGACGATGGCACGTTCGAACCGATGAACGAGCAACTGCGTCCGCTCGACCCACTGGAATTTCGCGATCGACGTGCCTACGCCGAACGCTTGGTGGGCGAACAAAAACGCACCGGACTGACCGACGCGGTGCTCACCGGAACCGGCATGATCCGCGCCCGACGAGTCGCTTTCGCGGTCACCGACAGTGCCTTCATCATGGGCAGCATGGGATCCGTCGTCGGCGAACGTTTGACTCGCTTGGTCGAACGTGCCACCAAGCAAAACCTGCCGTTGATCATCATCAGCGCCTCGGGTGGTGGGGCTCGGATGCACGAAGGCATTCTGTCGCTGATGCAAATGGCCAAAGTCTCCGCCGCGTTGTCACGTTATCACTCCGCCGGCGGTCTGTTCATCAGCGTTTTGACCAACCCGACCATGGGTGGCGTCGCCGCCAGCTTTGCTTCGTTGGGGGATTTGGTCTTCGCTGAACCCAAAGCCTTGATCGGCTTCGCCGGTCCGCGAACGATCAAGGCCACCATCGGGATCGAATTGCCCGAAGGCTTTCAAACCAGCGAGTTCTTGCTGGAACACGGTTACATCGACCGCATCGTTCACCGCAAATCGCTGAAGACGGAAATCGCCACCGCCATCGATTACTGTGGGAAATGA